The DNA region TGGACCACCAGCACCAACATTTTCTCCGATATACAACATTGGAGCTTCATCCATTTCACCCTCACCAATAACAACTGTCCCACTAATATCAATTGTATCAAAGGCCATGCGCATTGCATCTACTGCTGCCTGATCCGCCCCAATTTTATCACCTTTACCCATTAATCTAGCGGAGGCAATTGCCGCAGCTTCTGTTACTCTTACAAACTCTAGTGCTAACTCTCGATTCATTGTTAAAACGCCTCTCTTTTTGTTTTTACTTAGCTTAAGGCAGACTAATACATAAACTACATCAATCTGCCCCAGGTCTAATTATTACTTATTTTCAATACTCGCTTTTACAAAGTTTTTAAATAACGGATGTGGATTAGTTGGTCTTGATTTAAGTTCTGGATGGAATTGCACACCTACAAACCAAGGATGAACATCTTTTGGTAATTCCACAATTTCCACTAAACGGTCATTAGGCGAAGTTCCCGCAATAATTAAGCCATCAGCAGTTAATTTACTCCTGTAAGCATTATTAAATTCATAGCGGTGGCGATGCCGTTCATATATAATCTCATCTTGATAAGCTTCGTAACTCAAAGTTCCTTCTGACAACTTGCAAGGATAAATTCCTAAACGCATAGTGCCACCCTTATCTTCTACATTTACTTGATCTAGCATTAAATCAATAACTGGATGCGGGCATTCACTCATGAATTCTGAACTATACGCCCCAGTTAAGTTAGACACATGACGTGCAAATTCAATCACAGCTGTTTGCATACCTAAGCACAGACCTAAATAAGGAACTTTCTGTTCCCGCGCATATTGAATAGCTTTAATTTTACCTTCAACCCCGCGATCGCCAAAACCTCCTGGTACTAAAATACCCTCTACTCCAGCAAAAACTTTATTTAAATCTGTACCAGCAGTTTCAATCGCTTCTGCATTAACCCAAGTAATATTTAACTGTGCATCATTAGCAATTGCCGCATGTTTTAGAGATTCAACAACGCTGATATAAGCATCTTGCAGTTCTACATACTTACCAACAATCGCAATATTAACTTCATTTTGGTGCGGTTTAACAATTTTTTCAACCATACTAGTCCATTCAGACATGTCCTTAGGACGATCTTCTAAACAAAGTTTTTCTAAAACAATTCTATCAAAACCTTGTTGCTCTAACATCAACGGCACTTGATAAATACTTTCTGCTGTTTGATTTTGAATAACCGCTTCTAAATCGATATCACAAAACAAAGCCAATTTTTCGCGCATCTCTAAAGATAATTCTTTTTCCGTGCGACAAACAATCACATCTGGCGTTATTCCAATTCCGCGTAACTCTTTTACACTATGCTGCGTAGGTTTAGTTTTTAGCTCCCCAGCCGCAGAAATATATGGCACCAAGGTCACATGTACATATAAAACATCATTTTTTCCCACTTCTTTTTTCACTTGCCTAATAGCTTCTAAAAATGGCAAGCTTTCAATATCGCCAACCGTACCACCAATTTCCGTAATTACAATATCCGCATTGTCCTCACGCCCTACACGATAAACCCGTTCTTTAATTTCATTGGTCACATGAGGAATAACCTGAACTGTACTACCAAGATAATCCCCACGCCGCTCTTTATTAATAACCGAAAGATACACTTTACCTGCCGTTACATTAGAACTCTTACTGAGATTAATATCAATAAATCTTTCATAATGCCCAATATCTAAATCAGTTTCGGCCCCATCATCGGTAACAAAAACTTCGCCATGTTGGTAAGGACTCATAGTTCCTGGATCAACATTTATATATGGATCAAATTTTTGTATAGTGACACTATACCCCCTGCTTTTTAGCAACC from Succinispira mobilis DSM 6222 includes:
- a CDS encoding CTP synthase; amino-acid sequence: MAKYIFVTGGVVSSLGKGITAASLGRLLKSRGYSVTIQKFDPYINVDPGTMSPYQHGEVFVTDDGAETDLDIGHYERFIDINLSKSSNVTAGKVYLSVINKERRGDYLGSTVQVIPHVTNEIKERVYRVGREDNADIVITEIGGTVGDIESLPFLEAIRQVKKEVGKNDVLYVHVTLVPYISAAGELKTKPTQHSVKELRGIGITPDVIVCRTEKELSLEMREKLALFCDIDLEAVIQNQTAESIYQVPLMLEQQGFDRIVLEKLCLEDRPKDMSEWTSMVEKIVKPHQNEVNIAIVGKYVELQDAYISVVESLKHAAIANDAQLNITWVNAEAIETAGTDLNKVFAGVEGILVPGGFGDRGVEGKIKAIQYAREQKVPYLGLCLGMQTAVIEFARHVSNLTGAYSSEFMSECPHPVIDLMLDQVNVEDKGGTMRLGIYPCKLSEGTLSYEAYQDEIIYERHRHRYEFNNAYRSKLTADGLIIAGTSPNDRLVEIVELPKDVHPWFVGVQFHPELKSRPTNPHPLFKNFVKASIENK